The Shewanella japonica genome has a window encoding:
- the ribE gene encoding 6,7-dimethyl-8-ribityllumazine synthase: MNVVQGNIEAKNAKVAIVVSRFNSFLVESLLDGAIDTLKRFGQVEDDNITVVRVPGAVELPLAARRVAACGKFDGIIALGAVIRGGTPHFDLVAGECNKGLAQVALEFDIPVSFGVLTTDTIEQAIERSGTKAGNKGTEAALGLLEMVNVLQELEQQLV, from the coding sequence ATGAACGTAGTTCAAGGTAATATCGAAGCAAAAAATGCCAAAGTGGCGATCGTTGTATCGCGTTTCAATAGTTTCTTAGTTGAGAGTCTGCTTGATGGCGCAATAGATACACTAAAACGTTTTGGTCAGGTTGAAGATGACAACATTACTGTTGTTCGTGTTCCTGGCGCTGTTGAATTACCGCTGGCTGCACGACGTGTTGCTGCTTGTGGGAAATTTGACGGTATCATTGCACTTGGTGCTGTGATTCGTGGTGGTACTCCGCATTTTGATTTAGTTGCAGGCGAGTGTAATAAGGGTCTAGCTCAAGTTGCTTTAGAGTTTGATATTCCTGTTTCATTTGGCGTGTTAACCACAGATACCATTGAGCAAGCAATTGAGCGCTCTGGTACTAAAGCAGGTAACAAAGGTACTGAAGCTGCCCTTGGCCTACTTGAAATGGTTAATGTTCTGCAAGAATTAGAACAACAGTTGGTATAG
- the ribBA gene encoding bifunctional 3,4-dihydroxy-2-butanone-4-phosphate synthase/GTP cyclohydrolase II yields MALHSIEEIIEDIRQGKMVILMDDEDRENEGDLIMAAEKVTPEAINFMATYGRGLICQTMTKERCMQLNLPLMVTNNNAQFSTNFTVSIEAATGVTTGISAHDRAVTVQAAVAKDAKAADLVQPGHIFPLMAQDGGVLTRAGHTEAGCDLARLAGLEPSGVIVEILNDDGTMARCPDLEVFSEKHGIKMGTIADLIEYRNTKETTVVREAECKLPTRFGEFTMVTFRDTIDNQLHYALVKGEVKADCLVRVHLQNTFNDLLHSERDQKRSWPLEKAMERIANEGGVLVLLGHEEHSSEMLAKVKAFEAEDKGQAPTAAKWVGTSRKVGIGSQILSSLGVSTMRLLSSPKHYHSLSGFGLEVTDYIAE; encoded by the coding sequence ATGGCACTACACAGTATAGAAGAAATCATCGAAGATATTCGTCAGGGTAAAATGGTTATCTTGATGGACGATGAAGATAGAGAGAATGAAGGCGATCTTATCATGGCGGCCGAAAAGGTGACGCCTGAGGCAATTAACTTTATGGCGACCTATGGTCGTGGATTGATTTGCCAAACGATGACCAAAGAGCGCTGTATGCAGTTAAATTTACCTTTAATGGTAACTAATAATAATGCACAGTTCTCGACAAACTTTACTGTATCAATTGAAGCTGCAACAGGTGTAACAACAGGCATTTCAGCTCATGATCGTGCTGTTACAGTTCAGGCGGCTGTTGCAAAAGATGCTAAAGCCGCTGACTTAGTTCAGCCTGGGCATATTTTCCCATTAATGGCGCAAGATGGCGGCGTATTAACGCGTGCTGGACACACTGAAGCAGGTTGCGATTTAGCTCGATTAGCAGGTTTGGAGCCTTCAGGTGTGATCGTTGAGATTTTAAATGATGACGGCACGATGGCACGCTGTCCTGATTTAGAAGTGTTTAGTGAAAAACACGGTATTAAAATGGGGACAATTGCTGATTTAATTGAGTACCGTAATACCAAAGAAACCACTGTTGTGCGTGAAGCAGAATGTAAACTACCCACACGTTTCGGTGAGTTTACTATGGTGACATTTAGAGACACCATCGATAATCAATTGCACTATGCATTGGTAAAAGGTGAAGTGAAAGCTGATTGTTTAGTCCGTGTGCACTTGCAAAATACATTTAACGATTTGCTTCACTCTGAGCGAGATCAAAAACGTAGCTGGCCACTAGAAAAAGCGATGGAACGCATCGCTAATGAAGGTGGTGTTTTAGTGTTATTAGGCCATGAAGAGCATTCAAGTGAGATGCTAGCCAAAGTAAAAGCGTTTGAAGCAGAAGACAAAGGTCAAGCACCAACAGCGGCGAAATGGGTCGGCACCTCACGTAAAGTGGGCATCGGTTCGCAAATACTCTCAAGTCTTGGTGTCAGCACCATGAGACTATTGAGTTCGCCGAAACATTATCATTCGTTATCAGGCTTCGGTTTAGAAGTGACTGATTACATTGCAGAATAA
- a CDS encoding riboflavin synthase codes for MFTGIIEALGTLRKIDRKGDDIRLNVASGSLDLSDVKLGDSIATNGVCLTVVQCLPDGYVADISAETVALTGFADYKVGQKVNLEKAVMPTTRLGGHMVSGHVDGIARVEQRNVRGKAIEFWLLAPEDLSRYIAHKGSITVDGVSLTVNEIDGHRFRLTIVPHTAEETTLLALQAGSKVNIEVDLIARYLERLMSAEKATKSEGGITMEMLANAGFMR; via the coding sequence ATGTTTACCGGCATTATTGAAGCCCTAGGCACATTAAGAAAAATTGATCGCAAAGGCGATGATATTCGTTTAAATGTTGCAAGTGGTAGTTTGGATTTATCTGATGTCAAACTAGGAGATAGTATTGCAACCAATGGCGTGTGCTTAACGGTTGTACAATGTCTACCTGATGGTTATGTTGCAGATATTTCAGCTGAAACTGTCGCACTAACTGGTTTTGCTGATTATAAAGTCGGACAAAAGGTTAACCTTGAAAAAGCGGTGATGCCAACGACGCGTTTAGGCGGCCATATGGTAAGCGGGCATGTTGATGGTATTGCAAGAGTTGAGCAACGAAATGTGCGCGGAAAAGCCATCGAGTTTTGGTTACTCGCACCAGAAGACTTATCTCGATATATCGCTCATAAAGGCTCAATAACCGTTGACGGAGTTAGTTTAACAGTTAACGAAATTGATGGGCATCGTTTTAGGTTAACGATTGTGCCACATACAGCCGAAGAAACGACCTTGTTGGCTTTGCAAGCCGGCAGTAAGGTCAATATTGAAGTGGATTTAATTGCACGTTATTTAGAGCGCTTGATGAGCGCTGAAAAAGCCACAAAATCCGAAGGCGGCATCACTATGGAAATGCTAGCCAACGCCGGATTTATGCGATAG